From a region of the Vibrio orientalis CIP 102891 = ATCC 33934 genome:
- a CDS encoding aldehyde dehydrogenase family protein, whose amino-acid sequence EWIEKARQSGAELTFGGERLNLEHEGYYMSPTLFLNTQNSWEVNQEEVFAPMASVIRVSDLDEAISVVNDTRFGLTGGIITQSLRNSAIFKQQAQTGCVMVNLPTAGTDYHVPFGGRKESSFGPREQGQYAKEFYTVVKTAYQRPY is encoded by the coding sequence GAATGGATTGAGAAAGCTCGCCAAAGCGGCGCTGAACTGACGTTTGGTGGTGAGCGTTTGAATCTTGAACACGAAGGTTACTACATGTCGCCAACACTGTTCCTGAATACGCAAAATAGTTGGGAAGTGAACCAAGAAGAAGTGTTTGCGCCAATGGCGAGCGTGATTCGAGTCTCTGATCTCGATGAAGCGATTAGCGTGGTTAATGATACTCGCTTTGGTCTAACGGGCGGGATCATCACCCAAAGCCTGCGTAACAGCGCCATCTTCAAGCAGCAAGCTCAGACAGGCTGTGTGATGGTCAACCTACCAACCGCAGGGACTGATTACCACGTTCCATTTGGTGGGCGTAAAGAATCTAGCTTTGGTCCACGTGAGCAAGGCCAATACGCGAAAGAGTTCTATACCGTGGTGAAAACTGCTTACCAACGTCCTTACTAA